GAGATTGTCCAGCGCACCGCTACCATTCTCACCACCGCCGTCACCCCTGAAGGAGCTGCTGAAATTGCCCGTCGGGCTCGGGGTACGCCGCGGATTGCCAACCGCCTGCTGCGACGGGTGCGCGATTATCTAGAGGTGAAGGCATCGGGCTCGGAAGTCACCGAAGCGATCGCGGCGGAAGCCTTGGAGCTATTCAACGTCGATCCCTGCGGTCTAGACTGGACAGACCGACGCTTACTGTCGATGATGATCGAAAACTTTGGCGGCGGCCCGGTGGGTCTCGATACCCTAGCCGCTGCGACGGGCGAAGATGCCCAAACCATCGAAGAAGTTTATGAACCCTACCTCTTGCAAATCGGCTACCTCAACCGCACCCCCCGCGGCCGCATTGCCACCCGCGCCGCCTGGCAACATCTGGGCTACCAACCCCCCGATCAACAACTGCCCCTCTTGTCTTGACGATGCGGCGTAGGACTTGCCCACTCCCCCTGCAAGCGGTCTGGATCAGGGTAAGCGAAAACACTATTCGCGATCGCATTTTTGTGTAGGGTGGCATCTGGATTTAAGAACAGAGACTTGCATGGATCAGGTGACCCTCCGCTCCGCGACTGACGCCGATCTCCCCGACATTTTGGAGATCTATAACGATGCCGTCTTACATACCACCGCCTCCTACGACTACGAGCCCCATACCCTAGCCATGCGCCAAGCTTGGTATGCCGCCAAAGTAGACCAAGGATTTCCCATTTTTGTGGCAGAACGCCAAGGACGGGTTGTGGGTTTCAGTTCCTTTGGCCCCTTCCGTGCTTGGGCTGCCTATCAATACACCGTGGAGCTATCGATCTATGTCGCCGCCAGCGATCGCGGCCGGGGGGTGGGTAAACAGTTAATGAAGCCCCTGATTGAAGCGGCGCGGGCCATGAACATCCATGCCATGGTAGCGGGCATTGATGCCAACAATGAAGCCAGTCTGCGGCTGCATCGCTGTTTTGGCTTCCAAGAAGTGGCCCATTTTCCCCAAGTCGGCTATAAGTTCGATCGCTGGCTCGACCTGAAGTTTTTGCAGCTCCTTCTGTCATAGCTGTCTAGCCTGTCTAGGCGCAACTGCATCTAAGCTCAGGATAAGCATCTATAGACTGTGATTCTACAGAGCCCACTAAGATGAACATAGTCTAGGTGTCACCACGGCATGAGCTATTGTCCCAACCCGGTTTGCCCCAGTCCCCAAAACGATCGCCATGGGCTGCATTGTGATGCCTGCGGTACGGCGCTGATGCTGGGCGATCGCTTTCGGTTGCTGCGACCGCTGCGGCAGGGGGGCTTTGGGGCGACCTTTTTGGCGGTGGATGAAACCTTGCCGGGGCGCGATCGCTGTGTGGTGAAGCAGTTTTTGCCGCAGTTGCAGGGGCGTGACTATGCGGAGCAGGCGGCCATGCTCTTCCAGGAGGAAGCGGCTCGGTTGGCGGAGTTGGGCGATCATCCGCAGATTCCCAAATTCCTAGCCCAGGTGGAGCAGGCGGGGTATTACTACCTGGTGCAGGAGTTTATTGACGGGCAAGATTTGGAGCAGGTGCTGAAGGAGCAGGGGCCGCTGCGGGAATCGCAGGTGTGGTATGTGCTCAAATCCTTGCTGCCGGTTCTGGATTTTATCCACAGCGCTCGGGT
This sequence is a window from Candidatus Obscuribacterales bacterium. Protein-coding genes within it:
- a CDS encoding N-acetyltransferase family protein, translated to MDQVTLRSATDADLPDILEIYNDAVLHTTASYDYEPHTLAMRQAWYAAKVDQGFPIFVAERQGRVVGFSSFGPFRAWAAYQYTVELSIYVAASDRGRGVGKQLMKPLIEAARAMNIHAMVAGIDANNEASLRLHRCFGFQEVAHFPQVGYKFDRWLDLKFLQLLLS